Proteins co-encoded in one Flavivirga eckloniae genomic window:
- the kynU gene encoding kynureninase: MHKATLNYAKQQDELDELSNYRNQFHIPKDKNGNELIYMTGNSLGLQPKQTKAYIDQELEDWANLGVEGHTEAKNPWLPYHEFLTESMANVVGAKPIEVVTMNTLTANLHLMMVSFYKPTKTRYKIVIESDAFPSDKYAVESQLRHHGFNDKEGVILWKPREHEELLRYEDLEDILEKHGNEVALVMIGGVNYYTGQYFNLKRITGLGHKHGCMVGFDCAHGAGNVQLNLHDSGADFAVWCTYKYLNSGPGSLAGCFVHERHAHNKDLNRFTGWWSHNKQTRFNMRDEFDVLPGAEGWQLSNPPILSMAAIKASLDIFNEVGIKKLTDKSKKLTGYFEFLLKQLGEDIIRIITPENPDERGCQLSIQVLNADKALHDKLTDAGIISDWREPDVIRCAPAPLYNSFQDVYYMVDKLKDILNKNQIE; this comes from the coding sequence TTAAATTACGCTAAACAACAGGACGAATTAGACGAACTTTCTAATTACCGCAATCAGTTTCATATTCCAAAAGACAAGAACGGAAATGAATTGATTTACATGACCGGGAATTCTCTAGGCCTTCAACCAAAACAAACCAAAGCATATATCGACCAGGAACTTGAAGATTGGGCTAATTTAGGTGTAGAAGGACACACCGAAGCTAAAAACCCATGGTTACCATATCATGAATTTTTAACAGAAAGCATGGCAAACGTTGTTGGTGCTAAACCTATTGAAGTGGTTACCATGAATACATTAACCGCCAACCTTCATTTAATGATGGTGTCCTTTTACAAACCAACAAAAACACGTTACAAAATAGTTATTGAAAGTGACGCTTTTCCATCTGATAAATATGCGGTAGAATCGCAATTACGACATCATGGTTTTAATGATAAGGAAGGGGTTATTCTTTGGAAACCCAGAGAGCATGAAGAACTATTACGTTATGAGGATTTAGAAGACATCCTTGAAAAACACGGTAACGAAGTAGCATTGGTTATGATTGGCGGGGTAAACTATTACACAGGTCAATACTTTAACCTAAAACGGATTACAGGACTCGGACACAAACACGGTTGTATGGTTGGATTCGATTGCGCTCATGGGGCAGGTAATGTACAACTTAATCTGCACGATTCTGGTGCCGATTTTGCTGTATGGTGCACCTACAAATATTTAAACTCAGGACCAGGAAGCTTAGCCGGTTGCTTTGTACACGAAAGACATGCCCACAACAAAGACTTAAATCGTTTTACAGGCTGGTGGAGCCATAATAAGCAAACCCGATTTAATATGCGTGACGAATTTGATGTACTCCCCGGAGCCGAAGGATGGCAACTAAGCAACCCACCAATATTATCGATGGCAGCCATTAAAGCTTCTTTAGATATTTTTAATGAAGTGGGCATAAAGAAACTCACTGATAAATCTAAAAAACTAACAGGCTATTTTGAATTTTTACTAAAACAATTAGGAGAAGATATTATAAGAATAATTACCCCTGAAAATCCAGATGAACGAGGTTGCCAACTATCTATCCAGGTTTTAAATGCAGACAAAGCCTTACATGATAAATTAACCGATGCCGGAATAATAAGCGACTGGAGAGAGCCTGATGTTATTCGTTGTGCTCCCGCTCCACTTTACAATTCATTTCAAGATGTTTATTACATGGTTGATAAGTTAAAAGACATACTAAACAAAAATCAAATAGAGTAA
- a CDS encoding FAD-dependent oxidoreductase yields MKKQQNILIIGAGLCGSLLALRLGQRGYNVSVYEMRPDLRKVDISAGRSINLAFSNRGNKAMKLVGIEEKVKALCIPMNGRMIHDKEERTFLSNYSGRDHEYINSVSRGGLNALLLDEAEKHKNVSIYFNKKCKSVDFKKTTALFKDYETKKEFVEDADVIIATDGAGSAMRKSYYLGKKFLFSFSQDYLTHGYKELSILPSKTGDFKTYKNALHIWPRGSFMLIALPNLDGSFTVTLFLSYDDGTYNFNNLTTPEIVTEFFQKEFPDALQLMPNLIEDFFKNPTSPLGTVKCSPWHYKGNTLLMGDSAHAIVPFYGQGMNASFEDVVEFDAVLDQNLGSWETIFKTYEETRKKDTDAIADLAIDNFYEMRDHVANPMFQEKRKLEMALEQNFPEEYASKYSLVTFNENMGYHEAMTRGRAQDKAILSMLADKTISTELDLSKDELKSILKKVQQETNNILEDDRIAKTMHR; encoded by the coding sequence ATGAAAAAACAACAAAACATACTTATTATAGGCGCAGGTCTTTGCGGTTCCCTCCTCGCATTACGTCTAGGTCAAAGAGGATATAATGTCTCCGTTTACGAAATGCGTCCAGATTTACGTAAAGTAGATATTAGTGCAGGACGCTCTATAAATCTGGCATTTTCAAATCGCGGTAATAAAGCCATGAAACTCGTAGGTATAGAAGAAAAAGTAAAAGCACTCTGCATTCCTATGAATGGCCGTATGATCCACGATAAAGAAGAGCGCACTTTTCTATCTAATTATAGCGGACGCGACCACGAATACATCAACTCCGTGTCTCGTGGTGGGTTAAACGCCTTACTTTTAGATGAAGCTGAAAAGCATAAAAATGTTTCCATTTATTTTAATAAAAAGTGTAAATCGGTCGATTTTAAAAAAACAACCGCATTATTTAAAGATTATGAAACAAAAAAGGAGTTTGTAGAAGACGCCGATGTTATTATCGCTACAGACGGTGCGGGCTCTGCAATGCGCAAAAGCTATTATTTAGGTAAAAAGTTTTTATTTAGCTTTTCGCAAGACTATTTAACACATGGTTATAAAGAATTAAGTATTCTACCTAGTAAAACAGGCGATTTTAAAACCTACAAAAACGCATTGCATATATGGCCCCGAGGTAGTTTTATGCTTATAGCCCTACCAAATTTAGACGGCAGTTTTACGGTAACATTATTTTTAAGTTATGATGATGGCACCTACAATTTCAACAATCTAACAACTCCCGAGATCGTTACAGAATTCTTTCAAAAAGAGTTCCCAGACGCTTTACAACTCATGCCTAATCTTATTGAAGACTTCTTTAAGAATCCAACATCACCATTAGGTACCGTAAAATGTTCGCCTTGGCATTACAAAGGCAACACGCTGTTAATGGGAGATTCAGCTCACGCCATCGTACCATTTTATGGTCAAGGCATGAATGCTTCCTTTGAAGATGTTGTTGAGTTTGATGCGGTTTTAGACCAAAACTTAGGAAGTTGGGAAACCATATTTAAAACCTATGAAGAAACCCGTAAAAAAGACACCGATGCTATTGCAGATTTAGCTATAGATAACTTTTATGAAATGAGAGACCATGTTGCCAACCCCATGTTCCAAGAAAAACGTAAATTAGAGATGGCTTTAGAACAAAATTTCCCAGAAGAATACGCCTCCAAGTATTCACTGGTAACATTTAATGAAAACATGGGCTATCATGAAGCTATGACGAGAGGCCGTGCACAAGACAAAGCTATTTTAAGCATGTTAGCAGATAAGACAATCTCAACAGAACTGGATCTAAGCAAAGATGAATTAAAAAGCATTCTAAAGAAGGTTCAACAAGAAACCAATAACATACTTGAAGATGACAGAATTGCGAAAACCATGCATCGTTGA
- a CDS encoding RidA family protein, producing the protein MEERTQSKQQKMSIPNNVTPRGAYPHTKRVGDFIFVSGTSSRRPDNTIAGVDIIDDMGTKRLNIEVQTREVLLNIEKNLAKVGATLKDVVDVTSFLVNMNDFAGYNKAYAEFFDVETGPARTTVAVHQLPHPDLVVEIKVMAYKTKL; encoded by the coding sequence ATGGAAGAGAGAACACAATCGAAACAACAAAAAATGAGCATACCAAACAACGTAACACCAAGAGGCGCATACCCACACACCAAACGTGTTGGTGATTTTATATTCGTATCCGGCACCAGTTCAAGAAGACCTGATAACACCATAGCTGGAGTCGATATTATTGACGACATGGGTACCAAACGTTTGAATATTGAAGTACAAACGCGTGAAGTGTTATTAAACATAGAAAAAAATCTAGCCAAAGTAGGTGCTACTTTAAAAGACGTAGTAGACGTGACGTCTTTTTTAGTAAATATGAATGATTTCGCAGGTTACAATAAAGCCTATGCCGAATTTTTTGATGTAGAAACCGGACCAGCACGTACAACTGTGGCAGTACACCAGCTACCTCATCCGGATTTGGTTGTGGAGATTAAGGTGATGGCTTATAAAACCAAATTATGA
- a CDS encoding GIY-YIG nuclease family protein, producing the protein MKTYYVYILKCNDGLTYTGVTNNISRRFKEHQKGLNQSCFTFKRRPLQLVFHQEFNDINQAIYFEKKIKNWSAKKKLALADKNFDMLQILAECRNATHSKYNLENE; encoded by the coding sequence ATGAAAACTTATTACGTTTATATATTAAAATGCAATGACGGTTTAACTTATACGGGAGTTACAAATAATATTTCAAGACGTTTTAAAGAACACCAAAAAGGCTTAAACCAAAGTTGTTTCACTTTTAAAAGAAGACCCTTACAGTTAGTTTTTCATCAAGAATTTAACGATATTAATCAAGCTATTTATTTTGAAAAGAAAATTAAAAATTGGAGTGCAAAGAAAAAGTTAGCTTTAGCAGATAAAAACTTTGACATGTTACAAATTTTAGCGGAATGCAGAAATGCAACACATTCAAAATATAATTTAGAAAACGAATAG
- a CDS encoding aldehyde dehydrogenase gives MNIQNYINGKFTPPFSNEWIDNYCPADGKVYGQIPNSSKADVENAYTAAKLAFPDWSKTTLETRSRILIKISELLEANLQRFAEAESKDNGKPINLAKTVDIPRAASNFRFFGNAITQFASESHESVGHNAINYTLRQPIGVVGCISPWNLPLYLFTWKIAPAIAAGNCVVAKPSEVTPITAYLLGEICTEAGLPNGVLNIVHGLGTTTGQAIVEHPDIKAISFTGGTATGAHIAKVAAPMFKKLSLELGGKNPNIIFADCDYNDMLETTVRSSFANQGQICLCGSRIFVEAPIYEKFKTDFVEKVKQLKVGHPSKEDTNIGALVSKPHLEKVMQYINIAKQENGTILYGGHKITIADYENGYYLEPTIIEVPTDECRVNQEEIFGPVVTIMPFNTEAEVLQIANKVKYGLSATLWTNDLKRTMRMSNKLQSGIVWVNTWMLRDLRTPFGGVKDSGMGREGGFEALRFFTEAKNVCIKY, from the coding sequence ATGAACATTCAGAATTACATAAACGGCAAATTCACACCTCCTTTCTCTAACGAATGGATAGATAACTATTGCCCTGCCGATGGTAAAGTTTACGGACAAATCCCAAACTCATCAAAAGCAGATGTAGAAAACGCATATACTGCAGCAAAATTAGCTTTTCCAGATTGGTCTAAAACCACCTTGGAAACACGCAGCAGAATCCTTATCAAGATTTCAGAATTACTGGAAGCCAACTTACAACGTTTCGCGGAAGCCGAAAGTAAAGACAATGGTAAACCTATTAATTTGGCAAAAACGGTAGATATTCCAAGAGCAGCAAGTAACTTCCGTTTTTTCGGAAATGCCATCACACAATTCGCAAGCGAAAGCCACGAAAGTGTAGGTCATAATGCCATAAATTACACCTTACGCCAACCCATTGGCGTTGTAGGCTGTATTTCACCTTGGAACCTCCCACTCTATCTCTTTACCTGGAAAATTGCCCCTGCCATTGCAGCAGGTAATTGTGTAGTTGCCAAACCAAGTGAAGTCACACCTATAACAGCCTATTTATTAGGCGAGATTTGTACAGAGGCCGGGCTACCAAATGGTGTTTTAAACATTGTTCACGGCTTAGGTACTACAACCGGACAGGCTATTGTTGAGCATCCAGATATCAAAGCCATTTCATTTACAGGAGGCACAGCTACAGGTGCGCATATTGCTAAAGTAGCTGCTCCAATGTTTAAAAAATTATCTCTGGAACTTGGCGGCAAAAATCCTAATATCATTTTTGCAGACTGCGATTATAACGATATGCTAGAAACTACAGTGCGTTCCTCATTTGCCAATCAAGGTCAGATTTGCTTATGCGGAAGTCGCATTTTTGTAGAAGCTCCCATTTATGAAAAATTTAAAACTGATTTTGTTGAAAAAGTAAAACAACTTAAAGTCGGGCACCCTTCAAAAGAAGACACCAATATAGGCGCTTTAGTTTCTAAGCCACATTTAGAAAAAGTCATGCAATACATTAACATTGCTAAACAAGAAAACGGAACCATTCTTTACGGAGGGCATAAAATAACCATTGCAGATTACGAAAATGGCTATTATTTAGAACCAACAATTATAGAAGTCCCAACCGACGAATGCAGAGTGAATCAAGAAGAAATTTTTGGTCCCGTGGTAACCATTATGCCTTTTAATACCGAAGCAGAAGTTTTACAAATAGCCAATAAAGTGAAATATGGTTTATCGGCAACATTATGGACTAATGATTTAAAACGTACCATGCGCATGAGCAATAAATTACAATCTGGAATCGTATGGGTAAACACCTGGATGTTGCGCGACTTACGAACACCTTTTGGAGGCGTAAAAGATTCAGGAATGGGTCGCGAAGGTGGTTTTGAAGCTTTAAGGTTTTTTACAGAAGCAAAAAACGTATGTATAAAGTATTAA
- a CDS encoding SDR family oxidoreductase: MNLNINNKNALVCGSTQGIGKATAIALAQEGVNVTLVARNREKLKAVLSELPEHRNHSFIVADFSDPRDLQEKVIKFINQNHGFHILINNTGGPRSGNILTASLDEFENAFVQHLKCNHVLAQATIPFMKEEGFGRIVNIISTSVKEPIPGLGVSNTIRGAVGNWSKTLSEEVAPFGITVNNVLPGFTETERLSEIIKIKAKNEDTTVEEMTKTMKGHTPVKRFAKPEETANVVTFLASEVAGYVNGINLPVDGGRTKSL, from the coding sequence ATGAACTTAAACATAAACAATAAGAACGCCCTAGTATGCGGAAGCACCCAAGGCATAGGCAAGGCAACAGCTATAGCATTAGCTCAGGAAGGTGTAAACGTAACTTTAGTAGCTAGAAACAGAGAAAAACTTAAAGCCGTTTTAAGCGAATTACCCGAGCACAGAAACCACAGCTTTATTGTAGCAGATTTTTCAGATCCTAGAGATTTACAAGAGAAGGTTATCAAATTTATAAATCAAAATCACGGATTTCATATCCTCATTAATAATACCGGAGGTCCAAGGAGCGGTAATATTTTGACTGCAAGTTTAGATGAATTTGAAAACGCTTTTGTACAACATCTTAAATGCAATCATGTATTGGCTCAAGCAACTATCCCGTTTATGAAAGAAGAAGGTTTCGGGAGAATTGTAAACATTATTTCCACTTCGGTTAAAGAACCTATTCCCGGTCTTGGCGTTAGCAATACCATTAGAGGCGCCGTTGGTAATTGGAGCAAAACCTTATCGGAAGAAGTAGCCCCATTTGGCATTACGGTTAACAATGTTCTTCCTGGGTTTACAGAAACGGAACGCTTATCGGAAATCATTAAAATTAAGGCGAAAAATGAAGATACTACTGTTGAGGAAATGACTAAAACTATGAAGGGGCACACACCAGTCAAACGTTTTGCCAAACCCGAAGAAACTGCTAATGTCGTTACTTTTTTAGCAAGTGAGGTTGCTGGTTATGTTAATGGAATTAACCTGCCTGTTGATGGCGGACGAACAAAAAGTTTGTAA
- a CDS encoding 3-hydroxyanthranilate 3,4-dioxygenase, whose protein sequence is MGKLVSPLNFKAWIEENRHLLKPPVGNKCVWKDGDFIVMVVGGPNNRKDYHYNETPEFFYQVEGDMVLKIMDGNKPKDVHIKEGDIYLLPPKVPHSPQRVANTVGLVIEYPRSKKMKDALEWYCENCNNLLYRKKFKLDNIETDMPKIFDKYYSSEEKCTCKKCGVKMEAPNKV, encoded by the coding sequence ATGGGCAAATTAGTTTCTCCTTTAAATTTTAAGGCTTGGATTGAAGAAAACAGACATCTTTTAAAACCACCAGTTGGTAATAAATGTGTTTGGAAAGATGGCGATTTTATTGTTATGGTAGTTGGCGGCCCTAATAATAGGAAAGATTATCATTATAATGAAACCCCAGAATTCTTCTATCAAGTAGAAGGCGATATGGTTTTAAAAATCATGGACGGCAATAAACCAAAAGATGTTCATATTAAAGAAGGTGATATTTATTTATTACCCCCTAAAGTACCGCACTCACCGCAACGTGTAGCCAATACAGTTGGATTGGTTATTGAGTATCCGCGTTCTAAAAAAATGAAAGACGCTTTAGAGTGGTACTGCGAGAACTGTAATAATTTATTATATAGAAAAAAATTCAAACTCGACAATATAGAAACCGATATGCCAAAGATTTTTGACAAGTACTACTCCAGTGAAGAAAAATGTACTTGTAAAAAATGTGGTGTAAAAATGGAAGCTCCTAATAAAGTTTAA
- a CDS encoding amidohydrolase family protein has product MARKLRINGHSHLLPYPEEIPQFMKEKEIFWVDDERKYMLQKGWRRPVTDSSFFLHEKLEWMARNKLDHAVVLNLSQLYGNGLRLEEMKKALRFQNDFNAKIQRDHPEKFTCGFVVHPGFIHGALYEIERCVEELNMKVLCLPTHFMDSIGQWRSVFDKENDAIFELANKYKLAIEIHPYDGDKMINLENSAWRFHLIWMLAQCGDAYHFYTLNGMQERFPNIRTCFAHGGQLAQMNLGRRIQGFDGRPDLFEGKHHPRKAVGHPNIYFDTLVHDTDSLKLMIERQGSNQVIMGLDDPYPLGEMESDAQSSYPGKLLDLALEKQVINEKQYDDIWEDNVLRWLFGDDDDAKQKLVQRILAN; this is encoded by the coding sequence ATGGCACGTAAACTCCGCATAAATGGACATTCACATTTACTTCCTTATCCTGAGGAAATACCACAATTCATGAAAGAAAAGGAAATTTTCTGGGTAGATGACGAGCGTAAATATATGCTTCAAAAAGGCTGGAGAAGACCAGTAACCGATTCTAGTTTCTTCTTGCATGAAAAACTGGAATGGATGGCACGTAACAAACTCGATCATGCTGTGGTTCTAAACTTATCGCAGCTTTATGGTAACGGATTGCGTTTAGAGGAAATGAAAAAAGCGCTTCGGTTTCAAAATGATTTTAATGCAAAAATACAGCGCGATCATCCCGAAAAGTTCACTTGTGGCTTTGTAGTACATCCAGGTTTTATACACGGTGCCTTATATGAAATTGAACGTTGTGTTGAAGAACTTAATATGAAAGTATTGTGTTTACCAACACACTTTATGGATTCTATAGGACAATGGCGTTCGGTTTTCGATAAAGAAAATGATGCCATCTTCGAATTGGCCAATAAGTATAAGTTAGCTATCGAAATTCATCCTTACGATGGTGATAAAATGATAAATTTAGAAAACTCTGCCTGGCGATTTCATTTAATATGGATGCTGGCACAGTGTGGCGATGCTTATCACTTCTACACCTTAAATGGTATGCAAGAGCGTTTTCCCAATATAAGAACTTGCTTTGCCCATGGTGGACAATTAGCTCAAATGAATTTAGGAAGACGGATTCAAGGTTTTGATGGCAGACCTGATTTGTTTGAAGGAAAACACCACCCAAGAAAAGCTGTCGGACACCCAAATATTTACTTCGACACCTTGGTACATGATACCGATTCGTTAAAACTCATGATAGAGCGCCAAGGCAGCAATCAAGTTATTATGGGGCTAGACGACCCCTACCCTTTAGGTGAAATGGAAAGCGATGCACAATCGTCTTATCCCGGAAAACTATTAGATTTAGCTCTGGAAAAGCAAGTAATCAACGAAAAGCAATATGACGATATATGGGAAGACAATGTACTGCGGTGGCTATTTGGTGACGACGACGATGCTAAACAAAAATTAGTACAGCGAATTTTAGCTAATTAA
- a CDS encoding O-methyltransferase: MHFIPEELDDYVVKHSEDEPELLQQLNRETYQKILQPRMLSGHYQGRVLSMISKLVNPKNILEIGTYTGYSALCLAEGIQASGALHTIDINEELADFQRKYFDKSGYGSQIFQHIGDAQEIIPELDKMFDLVFIDADKENYPNYFNIVIDKLNPGGIILSDNVLWSGKILEDLKPDDFSTKALIEYNLLLKNDDRVETVVLPIRDGLTISRKV; this comes from the coding sequence ATGCATTTTATACCTGAAGAATTAGATGATTATGTTGTAAAGCATTCTGAGGACGAACCAGAACTTTTACAACAGCTTAATAGAGAAACGTATCAAAAGATATTACAGCCAAGAATGCTTAGCGGTCATTATCAAGGGCGTGTGTTAAGCATGATCTCTAAACTCGTTAATCCTAAAAACATTTTGGAAATAGGGACTTACACAGGGTATTCTGCTTTGTGCTTGGCCGAAGGCATACAAGCTTCTGGAGCATTGCACACCATAGATATTAATGAAGAACTGGCAGATTTTCAACGAAAGTATTTCGATAAATCGGGTTATGGAAGTCAAATTTTTCAGCATATTGGGGATGCTCAAGAGATTATTCCTGAACTGGATAAAATGTTTGATTTAGTATTTATTGATGCAGATAAGGAAAACTACCCTAACTACTTCAATATTGTTATTGATAAATTAAATCCCGGAGGTATTATTTTATCAGACAATGTGCTTTGGAGTGGTAAAATTCTTGAAGATTTAAAGCCTGATGATTTTTCTACAAAAGCGCTAATAGAATACAATTTACTCTTAAAAAATGATGATCGGGTAGAAACTGTTGTTCTACCTATCAGGGACGGGTTAACAATTAGCAGAAAAGTTTAA
- a CDS encoding response regulator, whose product MKAILLVCFMSATMLSFSQDDRHTIFQIDSLNSRALRFYNSNQIVDALSSIDQSKKMSNTINDVYGNALANFIQGLIYSSIEEFDAAENRFVTSLKSSLEIDDNYLIANSCLNLGKLFKEKKSFSQAHYYYENALKYASNGNVKDHNNIEKQKQVLFDIQINLCQVYLENNLTEKALIYLLRAEESLNEFKAGAKDYGSLKYTQGLYFINKELYSNANKKLNEALVFLDKSVTGNKQLHNLLLLNVYEKLAWSSDKQGLDKQAYDALLKYNDYMFKYTNKAQSERKSISGSKILIEDYKKDAQIANTERIQQVEITNKVKNLNIIITVALVLFLISLITVYKSYVSKRRLTNILKVQNEQLEIARNEAVKSSELKSKFISNVTHELRTPLYGVVGITSLLLENTNLVESDVKLINSLKYSGDYLLSLINDILQVSKIESHKIELKNTSVNLKGLVKNIVDSFDFRLKETNNKINVLIDKGLPEYIKCDNVRLSQILINLIGNSIKFTESGCINLRVIMLNRNREEVIVRFEIEDNGCGIPEHKFDTVFDNFSQLDENNNINYQGTGLGLSITKNLVELFKSKIELKSEVGVGTMFSFDITFEIDAADKNELKSKGKRQLKSLNKKFKILIVEDNKINQIVTQNLLKKANYEYEVASNGLEALNLARKNKYDLILMDINMPVMNGRDATKQIREFDVHIPIIALTASDVDSMKKDCNDDGTGFNDIIYKPFDTYEFYQIIETNIQSCKLKLSEENRSGNNMQLVG is encoded by the coding sequence ATGAAAGCAATCCTACTTGTGTGTTTTATGAGTGCTACTATGTTGTCGTTTTCTCAAGATGATCGGCACACAATCTTTCAAATAGATAGTTTAAACTCAAGAGCTTTAAGATTTTACAATAGTAATCAGATTGTTGATGCGCTGTCTTCTATTGATCAGTCTAAAAAAATGTCGAATACCATTAATGATGTATATGGTAACGCGTTAGCTAATTTTATTCAAGGTTTAATTTATAGTTCTATAGAAGAGTTCGACGCTGCAGAGAATAGATTTGTAACTTCGCTTAAATCTTCATTGGAAATAGATGATAATTACCTTATAGCAAACTCATGTTTAAATTTGGGAAAGCTGTTTAAAGAAAAAAAATCATTTAGTCAAGCGCATTATTATTATGAGAATGCTTTAAAATATGCCTCAAATGGTAATGTTAAGGATCATAATAACATTGAAAAACAAAAACAAGTTCTATTTGATATTCAAATTAACTTGTGCCAGGTGTATTTAGAGAATAATCTAACGGAAAAAGCACTGATATACCTTTTAAGAGCAGAGGAAAGCCTGAATGAATTCAAGGCAGGCGCGAAAGATTATGGAAGTTTAAAATATACTCAAGGATTATACTTTATAAATAAGGAATTGTATAGCAATGCTAATAAAAAATTAAATGAAGCATTGGTGTTTTTAGATAAAAGCGTAACTGGTAATAAGCAACTACATAATTTACTTTTACTTAATGTATATGAAAAACTAGCTTGGTCATCAGATAAGCAAGGTTTAGATAAACAGGCATACGATGCGTTATTAAAGTATAACGATTATATGTTTAAGTATACAAATAAGGCGCAATCTGAACGAAAGTCTATTTCTGGATCAAAAATTCTTATTGAAGATTACAAAAAGGATGCTCAAATAGCAAATACAGAGCGTATTCAACAAGTAGAAATTACCAATAAAGTAAAAAACCTAAACATTATTATTACGGTTGCATTGGTGCTATTTCTTATATCGTTAATTACGGTTTACAAAAGTTATGTGTCTAAAAGAAGGCTTACTAATATCTTAAAAGTTCAGAACGAGCAATTAGAAATAGCACGTAACGAAGCTGTAAAATCATCAGAGTTAAAATCGAAGTTCATATCTAATGTAACACACGAGTTAAGAACGCCACTTTATGGTGTTGTTGGAATAACATCTTTACTTCTGGAAAACACCAATTTAGTAGAAAGTGACGTTAAGCTTATTAATTCGCTAAAATATTCGGGAGATTATTTATTGAGTCTTATTAATGATATTTTACAAGTAAGTAAAATAGAGTCGCATAAAATCGAATTAAAAAATACATCGGTAAACCTAAAAGGATTAGTAAAGAACATTGTTGATTCTTTCGACTTTAGGTTAAAAGAAACCAATAATAAAATTAATGTCTTAATAGACAAAGGACTTCCAGAATATATAAAATGTGATAATGTTAGATTATCTCAAATTTTAATTAATCTAATAGGAAACAGTATAAAATTTACAGAAAGCGGATGTATTAATCTTCGCGTAATCATGCTAAATAGAAATAGGGAAGAGGTTATTGTGCGTTTTGAAATCGAAGATAATGGTTGCGGTATTCCAGAGCATAAATTCGATACTGTTTTTGATAATTTTTCACAATTAGACGAAAATAATAACATCAATTACCAAGGTACTGGTTTAGGGCTTTCTATTACCAAGAATTTAGTAGAACTGTTTAAAAGTAAAATTGAACTTAAAAGCGAAGTAGGCGTTGGTACGATGTTTAGTTTTGATATTACTTTTGAAATTGATGCTGCTGATAAAAATGAGTTAAAATCGAAAGGTAAGCGACAATTAAAGTCTTTAAATAAAAAGTTTAAGATACTTATAGTAGAAGATAATAAGATAAACCAAATTGTTACACAAAACCTATTGAAAAAGGCCAACTACGAATATGAAGTGGCAAGTAATGGTTTAGAAGCTTTAAACTTAGCTAGAAAAAATAAGTATGATCTTATTTTAATGGATATTAATATGCCGGTTATGAACGGTAGGGATGCAACCAAACAGATTAGGGAGTTTGATGTGCATATCCCAATAATTGCTTTGACAGCATCTGATGTTGATAGTATGAAAAAGGATTGTAATGATGATGGTACAGGTTTTAATGATATTATCTATAAACCTTTTGACACATACGAGTTCTACCAGATTATCGAAACCAATATTCAATCGTGCAAGTTAAAACTGTCTGAAGAAAACAGATCTGGAAATAATATGCAATTAGTAGGTTAG
- a CDS encoding Sec-independent protein translocase subunit TatA/TatB produces MIQQATFLFISGAEIAFILFIVIMVFGADKLPEIARGLGKGMRTLKDATNDIKHEITKTAENNGIDTSITDDVKNELNKVKDDLEDFTGSVKRKF; encoded by the coding sequence GTGATACAACAAGCTACATTTTTATTTATTAGTGGTGCAGAAATAGCTTTTATACTATTTATTGTCATCATGGTTTTTGGTGCAGATAAGTTACCAGAAATAGCTCGTGGTTTAGGTAAAGGCATGCGAACTCTTAAAGATGCTACTAACGATATTAAGCATGAGATCACTAAAACTGCAGAAAACAACGGCATCGACACAAGTATCACAGACGATGTTAAGAACGAACTTAACAAGGTTAAAGATGATTTGGAGGATTTTACGGGATCGGTAAAACGTAAATTCTAA